Within the Flavobacterium sp. N502536 genome, the region TTTTCGTCAGGACTAGGGGCTTCGGTTTCATCAGGTTCCTTTTTTCCATAGTTTTTATCATCGTTTTTTCTATCGTTTTCCCAATTGTTTTTATCATTGCTTTTCTCTTTGTTTTTAGCAAGGGATGGAGTTGTAGCGGAATGGATTTCGATAGCTGCTTCGGATGCCATTTTCTCAGAATTCGATATTTCTTTTTCTTCCGATATTTCTTTTTGTTCCGGTTTTATTTTTCCCACAGCCTGCTCTTTATCTGTATTGGTTTTGGGTATGGATTTGTCTTTGATCGTACCCATTTCGATAGAAGATTCGGCGATGATTTCCGGAGCAACAGCTGGTTCTTTTTCTTTTTGAAGAGGAATTTCGATAGCCGGTGTTGTTGTATTTTCTTTGTTATTGGTGTCCGAATCGGTTTGTTTTTCCTCAGAAAGGGGAGCCTTTTTATCGTTTTTTGAAACCGTACCTTTTGCAATTGCTTTTTCCTTTTCAGCAATTAAAGAGTCGGTGTATTTTTGGATCAGTTCTTCTTCCTTAAAATCAGTTGAAAACAATGTTTTTATGCTCTGAATAAAAAGTTCAAAAGACAATTTTTGCGACACAAAAAGAGCCTGATTTTCTAAATAATAGGAGGTAAGAGCGCTATATTTTTGAGCGGTCCAGATTTCAAAAATCAATTGCCAGAACGAAGTTTTAAAAGGGTGTGACTGGCTATCGAGTATTTTGAAGAAACGGTTTTGTGAAAGCGTTTTCGGTTGCACGGCTGTACTTAAAAAAGCAGCGCCCAAAAGCACAATATCAGCATTTGAAAATTGATTAATAAGACGTTTTTGAACTTGTTTCTTACGAATTAACTGGCGAAATGGAACGCTGAAAACAGCCTTTTGAAAAGTACTGAAATCCTTTTTTTCAAAAAATACTTCCTCTTCTTTTTGAGTAACCCACCAGGGCATACTTCCGTTTTCTATAAAATAAAGCAGCGTTTTAATTTGTTTATCGTGTGCCGAAATCGTTGTCCATTCCGATTCCTTTTGAGGCTCTTTTTTAGCGGTGTTTTTGAACTCGTTTAGAGCCTTTTCTACCTCTTTTTCGACACGGTTTTTGATGTCGTTTTTCGTTTCAGTATCCGATAAAAAAGTGTCTTTTTTGTCGGTATCCGATTGAATGGAAATTTGCAGTTTTTCGATTTGAATGATTTGATCCTCAGTGTTTTCGATGAGGTTGAATTGTTTTTCTAAGAGCGGAAAGAGCTCATTTTGAAGGAACACAGCAAGATTATTTTTGATAGCATCAGCCGTCACCATTGACGGTGTGTCTATTTCTAAAAAAACTCTTTGGATGCTATGTGTATTTTTAGTCATTTTTTTACGATCGTATAATTTTTTTTTCTATCTTTGGTACTCCCGAGTGGGAATACTGGGCATCTGTTCTGTTGGTTTCTTGTGTTGGTTTCGTCTGGTGTAGCAGTACATCGTTTTATGTCGTCTCTTTCATTTGTTCTCAATCGTTCCCCGCCCCTTATAAGCTTCAGACTTGCTAGCTTTATTGGGTCTGAAGCTTATCTTTTTTTATTAAGGTATCTTGATAAAAATTCCTTCTGTTGGTTTCTGAAAATAAAACTCCGCCTTATACGCATACAGATTAATTACATTGGCCAATTGGCTTGCATTTATCAGTAATGGACTGGTGATGTGAATCATGTATTTGCTGACACGATCTTCGTTGTGTAATTTTTTTCTAAGATTCATGAATAAAACCACATCATCGTTGGTACTCCAGGAAATGGTTTTAAAGTAATTGCACATCGTACTGTTTACCCAGTTTCCGTTAGTCCAATCCCCTCCAATACTAATATCTGTAATTCTTCCGTTAACAGCACGGATGGCTTTTGCAATTTCGCGTAATTCCTGAGCCACACTTTTATCAGGAGTAGCGCTCGGAATATTTTCAAATTGCTCAAAATTGTCGATAAATCTGCGGTATCTGGACGTGATATCATGACGCATCAGACGTTTTCTCAGGATCTCCCATTTTCTCCAGTCTTCATCAAATCTTCCAAAGTTGTCATCATCCTTATTGATCGGATCGTAATTGTTGTGAATTTTGCGGTACACGTTTTGGTTGTGTGCATTAATGATCGAGCAGGTAATACCCGAGGCACGATAAATTCTGCCGTTTCGGGTAATCTCGGTTTCTGTAAATTTATAGACCGGACTCGTTAATTTTTGCGTTATATCCTGAACTTCAAATTCGAACTTGTCTTTGTCTAATTTCAGGATTTTAAGTTTCTTTTCTTCTTCAATAAAATCAAACAAAAGACCAGTAGGGAATTGAGTGTTGAGGGTTTCCATAACCACGTGAAGTCGGCGCAGAAACACCTCTTTCAAAGGAATTCTGACAATAACCGGAGCATTGATTAAGTTAACGCCATTGATACTGTATCTTCGAATATTGAGCACATAATGAGTAGGCATCGCTTTGATTTTGCTTGGGGTTCCTTTTAGGCTTCGCGATAAGTTGTTGATGTATTTTAGAGAACTGATCCACGGATACATACAGCCTATTATCGTACAACAGCCCAATCCGCTGTCCGGACTTATTTTTCCTTCAATGGCAAAATCGGTGATGAAGGTGGTTCCGGATTTGAGCAGTAACAAAGTCCCGCCTTTTTTGACACCGGCTTTGTGCTCAAACGAATAATTGGTGTTGAACAGGATCTTTAAATCGGCCGAATTTTCGGTAATATCCAGAATATAAAAGTCAAAATCAAGTCCGTATTCTATTCTTTTTGCGTTTAAAAAAGCTTTTACATCGTCGACACTGTCGTTGAGATAACCTTCTATTCTGTAAAAATCGTGATCGTCGGTACAATAGCCCAGCGGTGCTTTGATATAATCATTGTTGACCAGATTGGTGGTATGATAGCTGAAATTGGTTTGATGAATGTAAAGACTGCTTTTCTCAAAATCCCACGCATGTAATAAATTGTCGTCGACATTATAGTAATACGGTACCGATTTAGCACCCAATTTGCCCATGGCTTTTGAAGGCGTAATTTTAATGCTATTGGCCGTTATCTGGTAGTTGTCGAGAATACTTTTGAGCCTTCTGACCAAAGAGTCAAAATTGCTGAACGTTTTATTCTGATCTAAAATAGGGGCTTTGTAAAATTGATGTCGGTAATTTTTAAAACGACTATTTTCGGCTACAAGTCCTAGCAGCAAATGTTTAGGAAACGAATTGATGGGCGGATTACACTCCGATTTAAGCTGGA harbors:
- a CDS encoding contractile injection system tape measure protein, with the protein product MTKNTHSIQRVFLEIDTPSMVTADAIKNNLAVFLQNELFPLLEKQFNLIENTEDQIIQIEKLQISIQSDTDKKDTFLSDTETKNDIKNRVEKEVEKALNEFKNTAKKEPQKESEWTTISAHDKQIKTLLYFIENGSMPWWVTQKEEEVFFEKKDFSTFQKAVFSVPFRQLIRKKQVQKRLINQFSNADIVLLGAAFLSTAVQPKTLSQNRFFKILDSQSHPFKTSFWQLIFEIWTAQKYSALTSYYLENQALFVSQKLSFELFIQSIKTLFSTDFKEEELIQKYTDSLIAEKEKAIAKGTVSKNDKKAPLSEEKQTDSDTNNKENTTTPAIEIPLQKEKEPAVAPEIIAESSIEMGTIKDKSIPKTNTDKEQAVGKIKPEQKEISEEKEISNSEKMASEAAIEIHSATTPSLAKNKEKSNDKNNWENDRKNDDKNYGKKEPDETEAPSPDENISEPVVEIDSINDQFVNKNEEQENIQIKTDQTAAIYAREDVPAVPSEIIPVKSSSIPSDREEEEEDLLDENTDFKSCYVQNAGIIILHPFLKEMLKNCDLMDDDHKLLNKELAAHILHYAATKKENEYEHAMLFEKFLCGIPLWRSIPREVQISDKHKQQVEEMLDSAVQHWSALKNTSTAVLRTEFLQREGKLDWSESNPKLTIERKTQDLLLEKIPWNISIVKIPWIEKLIYTQW